Genomic window (Jeotgalibacillus haloalkalitolerans):
TGCGATGCTTGGCAAGTTTAAAAAAGCGGCAATCGGTCTGCCAGGTGGATGCTACCTTGGGCCACGTCCAATTGATCAGCATATTAAAGGCTTTGAAGCACTTGGGGCGACTGTTACAAACGAACAGGGAGCACTGTACCTGCGTGCTGATGAACTGAGAGGTGCCCGTATTTATTTAGACGTTGTAAGTGTAGGTGCTACGATCAATATTATGCTTGCAGCTGTAAGAGCCAAGGGCCAGACGGTTATTGAAAATGCCGCAAAGGAACCTGAAATCATTGATGTAGCTACACTGTTAAGTAATATGGGTGCAAAAATCAAAGGTGCCGGAACAAATGTCATTAGAATTGAAGGTGTAGATGAGCTTCACGGTACGCGTCACACGATTATTCCTGACCGTATTGAAGCTGGTACATTCATGATTTTAGCGGCGGCAGCAGGGGAAGGTGTGACAATTAATAACGTCATTCCGCTTCATGTCGAATCGCTGATTGCCAAGCTGCGTGAAATGGGTGTTCCTGTCGAAATCGGTGATGAAGATGTCTACATTGGAAAATCAGAAAGCCTGAATTCAATTGATATCCAGACGCTTGTTTATCCGGGATTCCCGACAGATCTCCAGCAGCCGATGACGTCACTGATGACGAAAATTCACGGTACAGCAATGGTGACTGATACGATTTACTCAGCGCGCTTTAAGCATATTGACGAATTAAAGCGCATGAACGCAAATATCAAAACTGAAGGACGCGCAGCCATTGTCTACGGTCCGTCCGTTTTACAGGGCGCACGCGTCAAAGCTTCTGACTTACGGGCAGGAGCTGCACTTGTCATCGCAGGCTTAATGGCTGAGGGTATTACTGAAGTTACTGGACTTGAGCACATTGACCGCGGATACAGTGATTTGATTGAGAAACTATCAGGTCTTGGTGCAGTGATCTGGCGTGAAGAAATGTCAGCAGAAGAACTTGAGCAGGTGAATAACGCTTAATTTCAAATAGTATGTCATATTAAAAAATAATGTGTTATACTGATTCATGACAAATCACGAGGGGTTGAATGACATGGAACGCAGTTTATCAATGGAGCTTGTACGGGTTACAGAAGCAGCAGCATTATCATCAGCAAGATGGATGGGTCGCGGTTTGAAAAATGAAGCAGACGATGCAGCAACGACTGCTATGCGCGATGTATTCGATACGATTCCGATGAAGGGTACAGTGGTCATCGGTGAAGGTGAAATGGATGAAGCACCAATGCTTTATATTGGTGAAAAACTTGGTACAGGCTATGGTCCCCGCCTTGATGTAGCAGTTGATCCGCTGGAAGGCACGAACATTGTCGCTTCAGGCGGCTGGAATGCACTTGCGGTTCTCGCAGTTGCGGATCATGGGAACTTACTAAACGCACCTGACATGTATATGGATAAAATTGCAGTCGGGCCGGAAGCAGTAGGCTGTATTGATATTAATGCACCGGTCATTGACAACCTGAGAGCAGTAGCAAAAGCGAAAAATAAGGACATTGAAGATGTGGTTGCGACGATTTTAAATCGTGAGCGACATGCGAAAATTATCGAAGAGCTGCGTGCAGCAGGTGCCCGCATCAAGCTGATTGGTGATGGAGACGTTGCAGGCGCAATTAATACAGCGTTCGATACGACCGGTGTAGACATTCTTTTCGGATCAGGCGGAGCGCCAGAAGGTGTAATCGCTGCAGTTGGACTAAAGTGTCTGGGCGGTGAAATCCAGGGGCGCCTGCTTCCGCAAAATGAAGAAGAAGCAGAACGCTGTAAAGCAATGAACATTGATGTCAGCCAGGTCCTGCGTATGGAAGACCTCGTCCGCGGTGACGATGCAATCTTTGCAGCAACTGGTGTGACAGATGGCGAACTCCTTAAAGGCGTTCAGTTCAAAGGTACATACGGAGAAACCGATTCTCTCGTTATGCGTGCAAAATCCGGCACTGTTCGCTTCATCAAAGGCACACACAGCCTGAAAAAGAAGCCGAACCTTGTCATGAAGTAATAGTCGAAAGCTCCGGGATGAAAACCTGGAGTTTTTTCGTTGGGTATAGTAGTAACCGCAATTTCTCTCCGTTCAGGACTTCGCTTTCCGCGGACGAACGCTCAGGCCAGGCAGAAAACCACTGCCTTCCAGGGTCTTTCACGATCGTTTTTTTACGCAAGAGTCT
Coding sequences:
- a CDS encoding UDP-N-acetylglucosamine 1-carboxyvinyltransferase gives rise to the protein MEKLKIEGGNPLKGNIKVSGAKNSAVALIPATILADTPTTIEGLPDISDVHTLKALLEEIGGEVEFEDGEMRVNPEGMVAMPLPNGRVKKLRASYYLMGAMLGKFKKAAIGLPGGCYLGPRPIDQHIKGFEALGATVTNEQGALYLRADELRGARIYLDVVSVGATINIMLAAVRAKGQTVIENAAKEPEIIDVATLLSNMGAKIKGAGTNVIRIEGVDELHGTRHTIIPDRIEAGTFMILAAAAGEGVTINNVIPLHVESLIAKLREMGVPVEIGDEDVYIGKSESLNSIDIQTLVYPGFPTDLQQPMTSLMTKIHGTAMVTDTIYSARFKHIDELKRMNANIKTEGRAAIVYGPSVLQGARVKASDLRAGAALVIAGLMAEGITEVTGLEHIDRGYSDLIEKLSGLGAVIWREEMSAEELEQVNNA
- the glpX gene encoding class II fructose-bisphosphatase → MERSLSMELVRVTEAAALSSARWMGRGLKNEADDAATTAMRDVFDTIPMKGTVVIGEGEMDEAPMLYIGEKLGTGYGPRLDVAVDPLEGTNIVASGGWNALAVLAVADHGNLLNAPDMYMDKIAVGPEAVGCIDINAPVIDNLRAVAKAKNKDIEDVVATILNRERHAKIIEELRAAGARIKLIGDGDVAGAINTAFDTTGVDILFGSGGAPEGVIAAVGLKCLGGEIQGRLLPQNEEEAERCKAMNIDVSQVLRMEDLVRGDDAIFAATGVTDGELLKGVQFKGTYGETDSLVMRAKSGTVRFIKGTHSLKKKPNLVMK